The Methanomethylovorans hollandica DSM 15978 genome includes a region encoding these proteins:
- the ygiD gene encoding 4,5-DOPA-extradiol-dioxygenase, whose amino-acid sequence MGDMMHREIDEELPGTERMPVLFIGHGSPLNIILNNSYTDSLVRLGKSLPKPRAILVVSAHWLTNGTYVTCNEKPRLIYDFYGFPRELYGVKYSSPGSPDIARLTCATVRKVQVKCSNDWGLDHASWAVLKHMYPKADIPVFEMSLDYSFNEWHPKMIQHHYDLASELGELRKKGVLIIGSGNIVHNLGMLDFRNIDAKPFDWAVEFDEKVKYNLLSGNHRDLIDYRNMGRTAHFAVPTLEHYLPMIYALALQKKDDHLEFVHEGFQYGSVSMRSFRIG is encoded by the coding sequence ATGGGTGATATGATGCACAGAGAGATCGATGAAGAACTGCCGGGAACTGAAAGAATGCCTGTACTGTTCATAGGACATGGCTCGCCTTTGAATATAATTCTAAATAACAGCTATACAGACAGCCTAGTGCGTCTTGGAAAAAGCCTTCCAAAGCCCAGGGCCATACTGGTAGTTTCAGCACACTGGCTTACAAATGGAACATATGTCACATGCAATGAAAAACCAAGACTTATCTATGATTTCTACGGTTTTCCCCGCGAATTGTATGGGGTAAAGTACTCCAGCCCTGGATCACCTGACATCGCAAGGCTTACGTGCGCAACAGTACGCAAAGTGCAGGTCAAATGCAGTAATGATTGGGGGCTGGATCATGCTTCATGGGCTGTCTTAAAGCACATGTACCCAAAAGCCGACATCCCTGTTTTCGAAATGAGCCTGGATTACTCCTTTAATGAATGGCATCCCAAAATGATCCAGCATCATTACGATCTGGCATCAGAACTTGGAGAATTGCGCAAAAAGGGTGTTTTGATCATTGGAAGTGGTAATATAGTCCATAACTTGGGGATGCTCGATTTTCGTAACATCGATGCAAAACCTTTTGACTGGGCTGTGGAATTTGATGAAAAAGTAAAATACAATCTACTTTCAGGGAACCACAGGGACCTCATTGATTACCGGAATATGGGAAGAACTGCACATTTTGCAGTGCCTACTCTTGAACACTATTTGCCTATGATCTATGCTCTAGCCTTGCAGAAAAAAGATGATCATTTGGAGTTTGTGCATGAAGGGTTCCAGTATGGTTCAGTTTCCATGAGAAGTTTCCGTATAGGCTGA